One stretch of Halobacillus litoralis DNA includes these proteins:
- the panC gene encoding pantoate--beta-alanine ligase, whose protein sequence is MKVLREIDHVNTFISEWRKNGETIGFVPTMGYLHEGHIRLIQEAKKENDKVILSIFVNPLQFGEGEDLDTYPRDEEHDRKAAEENGVDLVFLPTNETMYPQSLSVNMTVNKRTNVLCGKSRPGHFDGVVTVLTKLFNITRPDNVYFGMKDAQQVAVVDALIKDYNMPVHLIPVPTVREGDGLAKSSRNVRLSDEERKEAPSIQEALQYGRKLVLEGQKSKELIVEATEKFLEEKTRGKIDYIELLSYPELEFIEKIDRPVILAAAVFYDNVRLIDNVVFDEEGHVIYG, encoded by the coding sequence ATGAAAGTATTAAGAGAAATTGATCATGTAAACACATTCATTTCCGAATGGAGGAAGAATGGGGAGACCATTGGTTTCGTTCCTACGATGGGCTACCTTCATGAAGGACATATCCGCCTTATTCAGGAAGCGAAGAAGGAAAATGACAAAGTGATACTCAGCATTTTTGTAAACCCGCTTCAGTTTGGGGAAGGAGAAGATCTGGATACATACCCTCGTGATGAGGAGCATGATCGTAAAGCAGCAGAAGAAAACGGCGTCGATCTTGTTTTTCTTCCCACAAATGAAACGATGTATCCACAATCATTATCCGTGAATATGACGGTTAACAAACGGACGAATGTCTTGTGTGGAAAGAGCCGTCCAGGGCATTTTGATGGTGTAGTTACTGTGCTCACGAAGCTTTTCAATATCACGAGGCCTGACAACGTCTATTTCGGAATGAAAGATGCACAGCAAGTAGCTGTCGTAGATGCCTTAATCAAAGATTATAATATGCCTGTCCATCTCATCCCTGTCCCTACAGTACGGGAGGGAGACGGTCTTGCGAAAAGTAGTAGAAATGTCCGTCTCTCCGATGAAGAGCGAAAAGAGGCTCCTTCTATACAGGAAGCGCTGCAGTATGGCAGGAAACTTGTTTTGGAAGGGCAAAAGTCAAAAGAATTGATTGTTGAGGCGACAGAGAAGTTTCTTGAAGAGAAAACTCGTGGTAAGATAGATTATATTGAATTATTATCTTATCCTGAGTTAGAATTTATAGAGAAGATTGATCGTCCTGTAATTCTCGCAGCGGCTGTTTTTTATGACAATGTGAGGTTGATTGATAATGTCGTATTTGATGAAGAAGGACATGTCATTTATGGGTGA
- a CDS encoding menaquinol-cytochrome c reductase cytochrome b/c subunit yields the protein MHRGKGMKFVGDSRITAERKANLPKDYSEYPGRTEAFWPNFLLKEWLVGSVFLIGFLILTAAHPSPLEQQADPNNAGYIPLPDWYFLFLYQFLKYQFAGGDYIVLGAIVMPGLAFGALLLAPFLDRGPERRPQKRPIAVGLMLIGFIATFWLTYESVSHADYEMRAEKYGVNVEAVESTIDKEHPGYAVYEANCLSCHGDALQGQGNYPSLIEADVTVEQVKDIAVNGVGEMPSGIFGGSDEELQQLAEFVVQAGGGEAGGEDGESSGEGSEGGSEEGSSGEESEGNSEEGSEGGSEEGSEEGSSEEDSSDSEGSGSEE from the coding sequence GTGCATAGGGGAAAAGGGATGAAGTTCGTCGGTGATTCACGAATCACGGCTGAACGAAAAGCCAACTTACCAAAAGACTATTCGGAATACCCAGGCCGTACAGAAGCTTTCTGGCCTAACTTCTTGTTGAAGGAGTGGCTTGTAGGATCTGTCTTCTTGATCGGATTTCTTATTTTGACTGCTGCTCACCCATCACCACTTGAGCAACAGGCGGATCCGAACAACGCAGGTTATATTCCATTGCCTGACTGGTATTTCTTATTCTTGTATCAATTTCTTAAATATCAATTCGCAGGTGGAGATTACATCGTTCTTGGTGCCATCGTTATGCCGGGATTAGCTTTCGGTGCTTTGCTGCTTGCGCCATTCCTGGATCGTGGTCCAGAACGACGCCCTCAAAAGCGTCCGATTGCTGTAGGATTAATGCTTATCGGTTTTATCGCTACTTTTTGGTTGACTTATGAATCTGTTTCTCATGCCGATTATGAAATGCGTGCAGAGAAATACGGGGTCAACGTGGAAGCGGTTGAATCAACGATTGATAAAGAACATCCTGGTTATGCGGTTTACGAAGCAAACTGCTTGAGCTGTCACGGAGATGCCTTGCAAGGACAAGGAAACTATCCATCCTTGATTGAAGCTGATGTGACTGTAGAACAAGTCAAAGATATTGCAGTGAATGGTGTTGGAGAAATGCCTTCTGGTATTTTTGGCGGAAGTGATGAAGAGCTTCAACAACTTGCTGAATTTGTCGTACAAGCTGGCGGCGGTGAAGCTGGTGGTGAAGATGGAGAGTCTTCTGGTGAAGGATCCGAAGGCGGATCTGAAGAAGGTTCCTCTGGTGAAGAATCTGAAGGGAATTCTGAGGAAGGATCCGAAGGTGGATCTGAGGAAGGATCTGAAGAAGGATCTTCAGAAGAAGACTCTAGTGATTCAGAAGGTTCTGGATCTGAAGAGTAA
- a CDS encoding YitT family protein: MKVFGLRVKNIIWILIGSAIFSFGLVHFNIQNELGEGGFTGITLLLLYLFQWDPAIMNIVLNIPVLIIGWKILGRTTFFYSLIGILAVSVFISVSQNYMIEFNLSDDLTLAALFAGVFIGVGLGIIFRYGGTTGGVDIIARLVNKYLGWSMGRAMFLFDALVIFVSIITYLEYTRGMYTLVAVFVGARVIDFIQEGAYAARGTTIISERSEEISRRVMEEMDRGVTVLEGRGSFSGSKRDVLYCVIGKNEIVRLKTIIDHIDPHAFVAVSHVHDVMGEGFTLDENKNPID, encoded by the coding sequence ATGAAAGTCTTTGGGTTGCGCGTGAAAAATATTATATGGATTCTAATAGGATCCGCCATCTTTTCTTTCGGACTCGTTCATTTCAACATTCAAAATGAATTAGGAGAAGGCGGCTTTACGGGAATTACATTGCTGCTATTATACTTATTCCAGTGGGATCCTGCCATTATGAATATTGTGCTCAATATTCCGGTCCTCATCATCGGATGGAAGATTCTTGGTCGTACCACATTCTTTTATTCCTTAATCGGAATCCTTGCCGTTTCCGTTTTCATTTCCGTTTCTCAAAACTATATGATTGAATTTAACCTGTCTGATGATCTTACTTTGGCTGCCTTGTTTGCAGGTGTGTTCATAGGTGTAGGACTGGGCATTATTTTTCGGTACGGGGGAACCACAGGCGGAGTCGATATCATCGCACGTCTTGTTAATAAATACCTTGGCTGGAGTATGGGAAGAGCCATGTTCCTTTTTGATGCCCTTGTCATTTTTGTATCCATTATTACATACCTCGAGTACACTAGAGGTATGTACACACTGGTAGCTGTTTTTGTCGGAGCAAGAGTCATAGACTTCATACAAGAAGGAGCGTACGCGGCGAGAGGTACAACAATTATATCTGAAAGAAGTGAAGAGATCTCAAGGCGCGTAATGGAAGAGATGGATAGAGGTGTAACCGTGCTCGAAGGAAGAGGATCCTTTTCTGGTTCAAAGAGGGATGTGCTTTATTGCGTCATCGGTAAAAATGAAATTGTCAGACTAAAAACAATTATCGACCACATTGATCCTCATGCATTTGTTGCTGTTAGTCATGTACATGATGTGATGGGCGAAGGGTTTACTCTTGATGAGAACAAAAACCCTATCGATTAG
- the panD gene encoding aspartate 1-decarboxylase has translation MLRTMMKAKIHRARVTEANLNYVGSVTIDQDLLDQVGILPHEKVQIVNNNNGERLETYVIAGERGSGVICLNGAAARRVQPDDIIIIVSYAMLDEEELEEFRPKIALMDENNKVEQIIEEEPPLQALPL, from the coding sequence ATGTTACGTACAATGATGAAAGCAAAAATACACCGTGCTCGCGTAACGGAAGCGAATTTGAACTATGTTGGGAGTGTGACGATCGATCAGGATTTGCTTGATCAAGTCGGTATACTTCCCCATGAAAAAGTGCAGATTGTGAACAATAATAATGGCGAACGACTTGAGACCTACGTGATCGCAGGTGAGCGCGGTAGTGGTGTCATCTGCCTGAATGGTGCAGCGGCCCGCCGTGTTCAGCCAGATGATATAATCATTATTGTTTCCTATGCGATGCTTGATGAAGAGGAACTTGAAGAGTTTCGACCAAAGATTGCCCTGATGGATGAGAACAATAAAGTCGAGCAAATCATCGAGGAAGAACCACCTTTACAAGCATTGCCATTATAA
- a CDS encoding biotin operon repressor, whose translation MESTRKELIELLNNVEGHISGQQLSEQLGISRTAVWKHMNELKKDGYKIEAVQRKGYKIMSSPDKISENTLRWGLDTKWIGHELHHYDQVESTQ comes from the coding sequence ATGGAATCCACCCGCAAGGAACTAATCGAGTTACTGAATAACGTAGAAGGTCATATTTCAGGTCAGCAACTTTCTGAGCAGCTGGGAATATCAAGGACAGCTGTTTGGAAGCACATGAACGAATTGAAAAAAGACGGATACAAAATTGAAGCCGTCCAACGGAAGGGTTACAAAATTATGTCTTCCCCTGATAAGATCAGTGAAAACACGCTCAGATGGGGGTTGGATACCAAATGGATTGGTCATGAATTGCATCATTACGACCAGGTGGAATCCACCCAGTAA
- a CDS encoding nucleotide pyrophosphohydrolase, with protein sequence MNYTTKDIQQRVDDYISQFKEGYFSPLSLQARLTEEVGEMAREINHRYGEKPKKSTEKDKALEEELGDVIFVLTCFANSLDIDLADAFEQSMSKIETRDKDRWTRKEGGMKGE encoded by the coding sequence ATGAATTATACGACAAAGGATATCCAACAAAGGGTAGATGATTACATATCACAATTTAAAGAAGGTTATTTTTCTCCCCTTAGTCTTCAGGCACGATTGACGGAAGAAGTCGGAGAGATGGCAAGAGAAATAAACCATCGGTATGGGGAGAAACCAAAAAAGAGTACAGAAAAAGATAAAGCTCTGGAAGAGGAGCTTGGCGATGTTATTTTCGTACTCACATGTTTTGCAAATTCACTGGACATCGACCTCGCTGATGCTTTTGAACAATCCATGAGTAAAATTGAGACAAGGGATAAAGATCGCTGGACACGGAAAGAAGGAGGAATGAAAGGTGAGTAA
- the mgsA gene encoding methylglyoxal synthase: MKIALIAHDKKKEDIIRFAKKYHSILSKHELFATGTTGMRISDEADLKVTRYQSGPLGGDQQIGAKIASEEMHMVVFFRDPLTAQPHEPDISALLRLCDVHQIPVATNQAMADIMIQALDHEDFDWKGIIEMNR, translated from the coding sequence ATGAAAATTGCATTGATTGCGCACGATAAAAAGAAAGAAGACATCATTCGTTTTGCAAAAAAATACCATTCTATCTTATCGAAACATGAATTGTTTGCTACAGGTACAACAGGAATGAGGATCTCAGACGAAGCCGATTTGAAGGTGACGAGGTATCAATCAGGACCGCTCGGTGGGGATCAACAAATCGGAGCAAAAATAGCAAGTGAAGAGATGCATATGGTTGTCTTTTTCCGTGATCCGCTAACAGCACAACCTCATGAACCAGATATTAGCGCATTGTTGAGGTTATGTGATGTTCATCAAATACCGGTAGCGACTAACCAAGCGATGGCAGATATCATGATTCAAGCTTTGGATCATGAAGACTTTGATTGGAAAGGCATCATTGAAATGAACAGATAA
- a CDS encoding biotin--[acetyl-CoA-carboxylase] ligase — translation MHQLAKQGKPHGTVVIADEQVKGKGRMSRNWDSPKGKGIWMSVLLRPNLPPVQAPQITLLAATVLARMVAERSSLVPQIKWPNDLLINHKKVSGILTEMQAEQDTIQYIVLGMGMNVNQEDREIPEDIKYKASSLKVESGQHWNIQQTVQHILRLFEDTYERFETHGFASIKKDWEHFGYKIGEEVTISTMRKTWQATLIGIEPDGALRARSKDGQEEKLYSAEIHWGEGGYHA, via the coding sequence GTGCATCAATTAGCCAAACAGGGAAAACCCCATGGAACTGTGGTCATTGCAGATGAGCAAGTGAAAGGGAAGGGAAGAATGTCGAGGAATTGGGATTCACCAAAAGGAAAAGGGATATGGATGAGTGTCCTCTTACGTCCGAATCTACCTCCTGTACAAGCACCTCAAATCACTCTTCTGGCAGCAACCGTATTAGCCAGGATGGTTGCAGAAAGATCTTCGTTGGTCCCGCAAATCAAATGGCCGAATGATCTATTGATCAATCATAAGAAAGTGTCAGGCATTCTTACAGAAATGCAAGCAGAGCAGGATACGATTCAATATATTGTTCTGGGTATGGGGATGAATGTAAATCAAGAAGATCGTGAAATCCCTGAAGATATTAAATACAAAGCGTCTTCCCTTAAAGTCGAATCAGGCCAGCATTGGAATATTCAACAAACGGTCCAACACATCTTACGCCTTTTTGAAGACACCTATGAACGGTTTGAAACCCATGGGTTTGCATCCATCAAAAAGGATTGGGAGCATTTCGGTTACAAAATCGGTGAAGAGGTGACCATATCTACCATGAGAAAAACCTGGCAGGCGACTCTCATAGGGATCGAGCCAGATGGAGCTTTGCGTGCGAGAAGCAAAGACGGACAGGAAGAGAAACTATATTCAGCGGAAATTCACTGGGGAGAGGGAGGATACCATGCGTAA
- the bshA gene encoding N-acetyl-alpha-D-glucosaminyl L-malate synthase BshA, translating into MMAKIGITCYPTVGGSGVIATELGKLLAEKGHEIHFVASQVPFRLNRVYPNIYYHEVEVSNYPVFQHPPYDLALAAKMADVINREELDILHVHYAMPHAICAILAKQMCERDVKIITTLHGTDITVLGIDSSLKQMIRFGIEQSDRVTAVSQSLVDQTKEMLHTDRYIDVIYNFVDEREYYRREDQRLKEHYGIQEEDAVLIHISNFRRVKRVTDVIKTFAAVAEQMPAKLLLVGDGPEYSECHQLVQQLGLEDHVLFLGKQENVSELLSISDLKLLLSEKESFGLVLLEAMACGVPCIGTNIGGIPEVIDHGETGFIAELGNVEQISYFATKLLEDKDLHQRMAEQSKRVVHEKFATNTILRQYETLYEQVLNYE; encoded by the coding sequence ATTATGGCTAAAATAGGTATCACTTGTTACCCCACCGTAGGGGGATCAGGTGTCATTGCTACAGAGCTTGGGAAGTTGCTGGCAGAAAAGGGGCATGAAATCCATTTCGTTGCCTCTCAGGTGCCCTTTCGTCTGAACCGTGTATATCCTAATATATATTATCATGAAGTGGAAGTCAGCAATTACCCAGTCTTCCAGCATCCTCCTTATGACTTAGCTCTAGCAGCTAAGATGGCCGATGTAATCAATAGAGAGGAATTGGATATTCTTCATGTCCATTATGCGATGCCGCATGCCATTTGTGCGATTTTAGCCAAACAAATGTGTGAACGTGATGTGAAAATTATTACGACCCTACACGGTACAGATATTACTGTTCTAGGTATTGATTCCAGCCTTAAACAAATGATTCGGTTTGGAATCGAACAGTCAGACAGAGTTACAGCTGTATCACAAAGCCTTGTTGATCAGACGAAAGAGATGTTACATACAGACCGTTATATTGACGTCATCTATAACTTTGTAGATGAACGGGAGTATTATCGTAGAGAAGATCAACGTCTGAAAGAACATTATGGCATTCAGGAGGAAGATGCGGTACTCATCCATATATCTAACTTTCGAAGAGTGAAAAGAGTGACCGATGTCATTAAAACCTTTGCAGCTGTCGCAGAGCAAATGCCTGCGAAGCTGCTACTTGTTGGAGATGGTCCGGAATATTCAGAATGTCATCAACTTGTCCAACAGCTGGGTTTAGAAGACCATGTCCTCTTTTTAGGAAAGCAGGAAAATGTAAGTGAACTGCTTTCGATTTCAGATCTGAAATTATTGTTATCTGAAAAAGAGAGCTTTGGACTTGTCCTGCTTGAAGCAATGGCTTGTGGTGTGCCCTGTATCGGAACTAATATCGGTGGAATCCCAGAGGTCATTGATCATGGGGAAACCGGGTTTATCGCAGAACTTGGAAATGTGGAACAGATTTCTTACTTCGCCACAAAGCTTCTAGAGGATAAGGATCTGCATCAAAGGATGGCTGAACAGTCGAAAAGAGTCGTTCATGAAAAATTCGCAACGAATACAATCCTTAGACAGTATGAAACTTTATATGAACAGGTCTTGAACTATGAGTAG
- a CDS encoding DUF1405 domain-containing protein: MKQIITYLLTSRSFLILLFFINLFGTIYGYIWYEPQLSVTEPIFLLFVPDSPTASLFFTIFLGFYIFGKNVPYIEALAIITLLKYGVWAVVMNGLTLLEYGSLPWTGYMLVFSHGAMAVQGLLYAPFYKIKMRHIVVAAIWTLHNDVIDYVFGQMPVYPAIVEHMDDIGYFTFWLSIACILCAYVLCVNRKSRV, from the coding sequence ATGAAACAAATAATCACCTACCTACTCACGAGCCGATCATTTTTAATCCTGCTTTTCTTCATTAATTTATTTGGAACCATTTACGGATACATATGGTATGAACCTCAGCTTTCTGTGACCGAACCTATCTTTCTGTTGTTTGTTCCTGACAGCCCTACAGCCAGTTTGTTCTTTACTATATTCCTTGGGTTTTATATTTTCGGAAAAAATGTTCCTTACATAGAAGCACTCGCCATCATCACACTTCTTAAATATGGAGTATGGGCAGTTGTTATGAATGGTTTAACTTTATTAGAATATGGATCGCTTCCGTGGACCGGCTATATGTTAGTTTTTTCCCATGGAGCTATGGCTGTTCAAGGACTTCTGTATGCCCCGTTTTATAAAATAAAAATGAGACATATTGTCGTTGCTGCTATATGGACGCTTCACAATGATGTGATTGATTACGTTTTCGGTCAAATGCCTGTGTATCCAGCTATTGTTGAGCATATGGATGATATTGGATATTTCACATTTTGGCTTAGTATCGCATGTATCCTTTGTGCCTATGTCTTATGTGTGAATAGAAAATCCAGAGTCTAA
- the panB gene encoding 3-methyl-2-oxobutanoate hydroxymethyltransferase gives MRNKAQFLRMKHEEEKIVMITSYDYPSAKMSEEADVDMILIGDSLGMTVLGYDSTIPVTMEDMIHHGKAVYRGAPDTFKVIDMPFMSYHISIEDTLKNARRLYQETGAQALKLEGSGEVSEAMKKLVHAGIPVVGHIGLTPQSVNVLGGYKVQGKDHGSAERLIEEALEIEAAGAMALVLECVPRQLAERITNRLSIPTIGIGAGAECDGQVLVYHDILKYGVDRLPKFVKPYIDSNHLLGEAVQSYVKEVKMKAFPEESHTFTMNLNELPEE, from the coding sequence ATGCGTAATAAGGCACAGTTCCTGCGTATGAAGCATGAAGAAGAAAAAATCGTCATGATCACAAGTTATGATTATCCATCAGCGAAAATGTCCGAAGAAGCGGATGTTGATATGATTCTGATCGGAGACAGCTTGGGAATGACGGTACTAGGTTATGACTCAACAATTCCGGTAACCATGGAAGATATGATTCATCATGGAAAAGCTGTCTACCGTGGTGCTCCTGACACATTTAAAGTGATTGATATGCCCTTTATGTCTTATCATATATCCATAGAGGACACATTGAAGAATGCTCGTAGACTCTATCAGGAAACAGGAGCTCAGGCATTGAAGCTTGAAGGAAGTGGTGAGGTCTCTGAAGCAATGAAAAAGCTTGTTCATGCCGGAATTCCTGTGGTTGGCCATATAGGTTTAACTCCGCAGTCCGTCAATGTTCTTGGAGGCTACAAGGTTCAAGGTAAAGACCATGGATCCGCAGAACGACTCATCGAAGAAGCGCTTGAAATCGAAGCGGCCGGGGCGATGGCTCTCGTCCTAGAGTGCGTTCCCAGACAGTTAGCAGAGAGAATCACGAACCGCTTGTCTATCCCTACGATTGGGATCGGTGCCGGCGCAGAGTGTGATGGTCAGGTTCTCGTCTACCACGATATTCTCAAATATGGGGTTGATCGATTGCCGAAGTTTGTAAAACCTTATATCGACAGCAACCACCTTCTAGGAGAAGCGGTACAATCTTATGTGAAAGAAGTGAAGATGAAAGCTTTTCCGGAAGAATCCCATACATTTACTATGAACCTTAATGAATTGCCGGAGGAGTAA
- a CDS encoding zinc metallopeptidase has translation MSFILYFALILIIPLWAQSKVKSTYKKYSKVPTSSAMSGAEVARKILDDNGLYNVAVEEVRGHLTDHYDPRSKVIRLSTDIYHGRSTAGAAVAAHEVGHAIQDAQDYAFLRFRSALVPVASFGSNISIFLIIGGFLLGMAGLALAGIVFFAAAVLFQLITLPVEFDASNRAMSQLVSTGVIRNDEERKTKKVLNAAAMTYVAGALVALAELLRFVFMFVGMNEE, from the coding sequence ATGAGTTTTATTCTTTACTTTGCGCTAATATTAATTATTCCACTCTGGGCGCAGTCAAAGGTGAAAAGCACCTACAAAAAATATTCAAAAGTTCCGACATCCTCAGCCATGTCAGGAGCTGAAGTAGCTAGAAAAATTCTTGATGATAATGGATTATACAATGTTGCTGTAGAAGAAGTTCGCGGGCATTTAACCGATCATTATGACCCTCGTTCGAAAGTGATCCGTCTTTCAACCGATATTTATCATGGTCGGTCAACAGCAGGAGCAGCTGTAGCCGCACACGAAGTCGGACACGCGATTCAAGATGCACAAGATTATGCATTCTTACGCTTCCGCAGTGCACTTGTTCCCGTTGCAAGTTTCGGTTCTAACATTTCCATCTTCCTAATTATCGGTGGATTTCTTCTTGGAATGGCTGGACTTGCTTTAGCAGGAATTGTATTCTTTGCGGCTGCTGTGTTATTCCAATTGATCACTTTACCTGTAGAGTTTGATGCTTCAAACCGTGCGATGAGCCAGTTGGTATCAACTGGAGTCATCAGAAACGATGAAGAGCGCAAGACGAAAAAGGTATTGAACGCTGCGGCGATGACTTATGTCGCTGGTGCTCTTGTTGCACTTGCTGAATTGCTGCGTTTTGTATTCATGTTCGTAGGTATGAATGAAGAATAA
- a CDS encoding CCA tRNA nucleotidyltransferase produces the protein MSSHEVFEPAFEVIQKIEEAGGEAYIVGGAVRDYLSGRPVNDIDIATSEKPERIQEIFEKVIPVGIEHGTVIVRHRSVSYEVTTYRVEEGYEDYRHPDEVTFVQDITLDLARRDFTINAIAMSRDGRLIDPYHGHDAIRNKRIEAVGEPSERFHEDPLRMMRAVRFASQLSFKIEERTEEALNHLSPLLQHISIERIAVEMEKIFGGSNYALGLQLLQSTGLKNHLPILKDLDIHRNVPYSLILGWHEIIAFYVLQYPHLTAENFMKSWKLSKDTKKKTEQLLHAYRKYENEKNVTAWLIYQLEEELFPSFSRLVSALHRVDKISGEVLTEAKKQLPIHNKRELTFQARDLLQLFTDLPKGPWISEWMDKIEYHVVTEEIENDYEKIKEWVREWNPPARN, from the coding sequence ATGAGTAGTCACGAAGTATTCGAACCTGCTTTTGAAGTGATCCAAAAGATTGAAGAAGCGGGTGGTGAAGCTTACATCGTCGGTGGTGCTGTGCGTGACTACTTGAGCGGCAGGCCGGTCAATGATATCGATATTGCGACATCGGAAAAGCCCGAGCGGATTCAGGAAATATTTGAAAAAGTTATCCCTGTAGGAATCGAACACGGGACGGTAATCGTGCGCCATCGTTCTGTTTCTTACGAAGTGACAACGTATCGGGTAGAAGAAGGCTATGAAGATTATCGCCACCCAGATGAGGTGACATTCGTACAGGATATCACTCTTGATCTGGCTCGAAGAGATTTTACGATCAATGCAATCGCTATGAGCAGGGACGGCAGGCTTATTGATCCTTATCACGGACATGATGCCATTCGGAATAAGAGGATTGAAGCTGTTGGTGAGCCGTCTGAGCGTTTTCACGAAGATCCATTGCGAATGATGAGAGCGGTCAGGTTCGCCAGTCAACTTTCATTTAAGATTGAAGAGAGGACCGAAGAAGCCCTGAATCATTTGTCACCTTTACTTCAACACATTTCCATTGAAAGAATTGCAGTGGAAATGGAGAAAATTTTCGGAGGCTCGAATTATGCTTTAGGCTTGCAGCTTCTGCAATCAACAGGGTTAAAGAATCATTTGCCAATTCTTAAAGACTTGGACATTCATAGGAATGTTCCTTATTCTCTAATATTAGGTTGGCACGAAATCATCGCTTTTTATGTGTTGCAATATCCACATTTAACTGCAGAAAATTTCATGAAGTCATGGAAACTTTCAAAGGATACAAAGAAGAAAACAGAACAGTTGTTACACGCCTATAGAAAGTATGAAAATGAAAAGAATGTGACAGCATGGCTTATCTATCAATTGGAAGAAGAACTTTTCCCGTCTTTCTCTAGGTTGGTCTCAGCTTTACATCGAGTAGATAAGATTTCGGGTGAGGTTTTGACTGAGGCGAAAAAACAGCTGCCTATTCATAATAAGAGGGAGCTGACTTTCCAGGCTAGAGACCTTTTGCAATTGTTCACAGATCTGCCGAAAGGTCCATGGATCTCAGAGTGGATGGACAAGATTGAATACCATGTGGTCACCGAGGAAATAGAAAATGATTATGAAAAAATAAAGGAGTGGGTGAGGGAATGGAATCCACCCGCAAGGAACTAA
- the qcrB gene encoding menaquinol-cytochrome c reductase cytochrome b subunit: MLQKIYDWVDERVDITPLWRDIADHEVPEHVNPAHHFSAFVYCFGGLTFFITVIQILSGMFLTMYYVPDIENAWKSVYYLQREVAYGQIVRGMHHWGASLVIVMLFLHTLRVFFQGAYKKPRELNWVIGVLLFFVMLGLGFTGYLLPWDNKAYFATQVGLEIAAATPFIGDQIRTLLAGDPSIVGAQTLTRFFAIHVFFLPAALFGLMAFHFILIRKQGISGPL, translated from the coding sequence ATGCTTCAGAAAATTTACGACTGGGTGGACGAGCGTGTAGATATTACCCCGCTTTGGCGTGATATCGCAGATCACGAAGTGCCTGAACACGTTAACCCAGCACACCATTTTTCAGCATTCGTTTATTGTTTTGGTGGATTGACATTCTTTATTACAGTCATCCAAATCCTGTCTGGCATGTTCCTGACCATGTACTATGTGCCGGACATTGAAAACGCTTGGAAATCTGTTTATTACTTGCAGCGAGAGGTTGCTTACGGTCAAATCGTCCGTGGTATGCACCACTGGGGAGCGAGTCTCGTTATCGTCATGTTATTCTTACATACGCTACGGGTATTCTTCCAGGGAGCTTATAAAAAACCTCGTGAGTTGAACTGGGTTATTGGTGTACTTTTGTTCTTCGTCATGTTGGGATTAGGCTTCACAGGATATCTGTTACCTTGGGATAACAAAGCTTACTTCGCGACTCAGGTTGGTCTAGAAATAGCAGCAGCCACACCATTTATCGGTGACCAGATTCGGACGTTACTTGCCGGAGATCCATCGATTGTTGGTGCACAAACGCTTACACGTTTCTTTGCTATTCACGTATTCTTCTTGCCGGCTGCACTGTTCGGGTTAATGGCGTTCCACTTCATTTTAATCCGTAAACAAGGAATTTCCGGACCACTATAA